Proteins co-encoded in one Seriola aureovittata isolate HTS-2021-v1 ecotype China chromosome 1, ASM2101889v1, whole genome shotgun sequence genomic window:
- the LOC130167069 gene encoding paired amphipathic helix protein Sin3a-like isoform X2 — MKRRVEDQEPIFAPQQQQSRRPPVQGIAESFQHRALAPAPTVIEAAADNMQPSTGIQYSLPQGYQVPTMPQSTSGHGHSNTAPHVGPHAHGLTVQSQGPAVVQGHVHPPTPITSTQGQQQFQRLKVEDALSYLDQVKLQFGNQPQVYNDFLDIMKEFKSQSIDTPGVINRVSQLFKGHPDLIMGFNTFLPPGYKIEVQTNDLVNVTTPGQIHYITPHGISVQNIPVSGASSQPASHHQHQSLPQPGPHTTTTTTTTTTPPIPAQPAPNKTSKPIQSPAHTPTSQPNPSIPSYASPRSPSVQSHTPVSSTPSAGPPLQNNQPVEFNHAINYVNKIKNRFQGQPDIYKAFLEILHTYQKEQRNAKEAGGNYTPALTEQEVYTQVARLFKNQEDLLSEFGQFLPDANSSVLLSKTAPDRAESVRNDHGGTVKRPLLNNKQRLSQNGLPIRRPAGVGPTPPVKKKPKIMGKDHGMTEASKHSTSTETMFFEKVKKALRSSEAYDNFLRCLHIFNQEVISRAELVQLVIPFLGKFPELFTWFKNFLGYREFSHGESSHAESLPKERATEGIAMEIDYASCKRLGSSYRALPKSYQQPKCTGRTPLCREVLNDTWVSFPSWSEDSTFVSSKKTQYEEHIYRCEDERFELDVVLETNLATIRVLETVQRRLSRMSAEEQLRFKLDNTMGGSSEVIHRKAIQRIYGDKAHDIIDGLKRNPAVSVPIVLKRLKMKEEEWREAQRGFNKIWREQNEKYYLKSLDHQGINFKQNDTKVLRSKTLLNEIELLYDDRQERASEETAAPPPSGPHMTLTYEDSQILEDAAALIIHHVKRQVGIQKEDKYKIKQIIHHFIPDLLFARRGELSDVEEEEEEEEEDVEMDQDGPKKHNGLPGSSPTKSKLLFSNTAAQKLRGTDDAYNLFFVNNYWYIFLRLHHILCSRLLRIYGQAEKQIEEDAREREWEREVLGFKREKNENPAIQLKMKEPMDVDVEDYYSVFLEMVRNLLDGNMEPAQYEDSLREMFTIHAYIAFTMDKLIQSIVRQLQHLVTDDVCSRVTDMYLSESANKATGGTLSTQTSRATAEGVYQRKAEQLMSDENCFKLMFVKSRGSVSLAMELLDTEEENSDEPAEAERWSDYVSRYLNSDSASPELREHLAQKPVFLPRNLRRIRKCQRGWEQLQQERMTKAPLEKSQDGNSELKMECMFKLNSYKMVYVCKSEDYMYRHTALTRAHQSHQRVNTRLHRRFQAWLDTWAKEHVTSDMAAESRKWLMGDAREGLLSCTTTCNPEVLHYLNVNKYRVKYRTL; from the exons ATGAAGAGGCGTGTGGAGGACCAGGAACCAATATTTGCACCCCAGCAACAGCAATCGCGTCGCCCCCCAGTTCAAGGTATTGCAGAGAGCTTCCAGCACCGGGCCCTCGCCCCGGCCCCGACTGTGATAGAGGCAGCCGCAGACAACATGCAGCCATCCACCGGCATCCAGTATTCTCTCCCCCAGGGCTACCAG GTGCCTACAATGCCTCAGAGCACAAGTGGACACGGACACAGCAATACTGCACCACATGTCGGTCCCCACGCACACGGTCTCACAGTGCAGTCGCAGGGCCCTGCAGTGGTCCAAGGTCACgttcacccacccacccccataACTTCAACTCAAGGACAGCAGCAGTTTCAGCGACTGAAG GTTGAAGATGCGTTGTCCTATTTGGATCAAGTGAAGCTGCAGTTTGGGAATCAGCCACAAGTTTATAACGATTTTCTTGATATAATGAAAGAGTTCAAGTCACAGAG CATAGACACTCCTGGAGTCATCAACCGTGTGTCCCAGCTCTTCAAGGGCCACCCAGACCTCATCATGGGTTTTAACACTTTCCTGCCCCCTGGATACAAGATCGAGGTTCAAACCAACGATTTAGTCAACGTGACCACGCCGGGCCAGATCCACTACATCACCCCTCATGGTATTTCTGTTCAGAACATCCCTGTAAGTGGAGCATCCAGCCAACCTGCAAGCCATCACCAGCACCAGAGTCTGCCACAGCCTGGCCCACACActaccactaccaccaccaccaccaccaccccacccatCCCTGCTCAACCTGCTCCGAATAAAACCAGCAAG CCAATTCAGTCTCCAGCCCATACACCCACAAGCCAGCCCAATCCATCCATCCCATCCTATGCCTCACCGCGCTCACCTTCGGTCCAGTCCCACACTCCAGTGAGCAGCACGCCGTCTGCCGGGCCGCCCCTCCAGAACAACCAGCCCGTGGAGTTCAACCACGCTATAAACTATGTCAACAAGATCAAGAACCGCTTCCAGGGTCAGCCAGACATCTACAAAGCCTTCTTGGAAATCTTGCACACATACCAG AAGGAACAAAGAAATGCTAAAGAGGCAGGAGGTAACTACACTCCAGCACTGACTGAGCAGGAGGTCTACACTCAGGTGGCAAGGCTCTTCAAGAACCAGGAGGACCTGCTCTCTGAGTTCGGACAGTTCCTGCCCGACGCAAACAGCTCAGTG ctgctgagcAAGACGGCACCAGACAGGGCAGAGTCTGTGCGCAATGATCACGGCGGGACAGTAAAGAGACCCTTACTGAACAATAAACAAAGACTGAGCCAGAACGGCCTGCCGATCAGAAGACCTGCTGGAGTGGGACCCACACCGCCCGTCAAG AAGAAACCCAAAATAATGGGGAAGGACCATGGCATGACTGAAGCCAGCAAACACAGCACCAGCACTGAAACTATGTTCTTTGAGAAG GTGAAGAAGGCTCTCCGGAGCTCTGAGGCCTATGACAACTTTCTGCGCTGTCTGCACATCTTCAATCAGGAAGTCATTTCTCGTGCTGAGCTGGTCCAGTTAGTCATCCCATTTCTTGG AAAATTCCCAGAGCTTTTTACTTGGTTTAAAAACTTCCTGGGCTACCGAGAGTTTAGTCACGGGGAGTCGAGCCATGCAGAGAGTTTACCCAAGGAGCGTGCAACGGAGGGCATCGCCATGGAGATTGACTACGCTTCCTGCAAGAGGCTTGGATCCAGCTATAGAGCACTGCCCAAGAGCTACCAGCAGCCCAAGTGCACAGGAAGGACGCCGCTGTGCAGAGAG GTCCTGAATGACACGTGGGTGTCGTTTCCATCGTGGTCTGAGGATTCTACATTTGTGAGCTCCAAGAAGACTCAGTATGAGGAGCACATTTACAGATGTGAGGATGAGCGCTTTGAG CTGGATGTTGTGTTGGAAACCAACCTTGCCACGATACGAGTCCTGGAGACGGTGCAGCGGAGGCTTTCACGGATGTCAGCTGAGGAGCAGCTGCGCTTCAAGCTGGACAACACCATGGGTGGCTCCTCAGAGGTCATTCACCGCAAAGCTATCCAGAGGATATATGGAGACAAGGCCCACGACATCATTGACGGGCTGAAGAGGAACCCGGCTGTGTCTGTCCCCATAGTGCTCAAAAG attaaaaatgaaggaggaggagtggagagaAGCTCAGAGAGGATTCAACAAAATCTGGCGGGAGCAGAATGAAAAGTATTACCTGAAGTCACTCGACCACCAAGGCATCAACTTCAAGCAGAATGACACCAAAGTGCTGCGTTCAAAGACCTTGCTCAATGAAATTGAGTTGCTATATGATGAT CGCCAGGAGCGAGCGTCAGAGGAAACTGCCGCACCGCCACCCAGCGGCCCGCACATGACCCTGACCTATGAAGACAGCCAGATCCTGGAAGACGCCGCTGCCCTCATCATCCACCACGTCAAAAGACAGGTGGGCATCCAGAAAGAAGACAAGTACAAGATCAAACAGATCATCCACCACTTCATCCCTGACCTGCTGTTCGCACGGCGAGGCGAGCTCTCCgatgtagaggaggaggaagaagaggaggaagaggacgtggAGATGGATCAAGACGGCCCCAAGAAGCACAACGGCCTGCCAGGCAGCAGCCCGACGAAGTCCAAGCTCCTCTTCAGCAACACGGCAGCTCAGAAGCTGCGGGGCACAGACGATGCCTATAACCTGTTCTTCGTGAACAACTACTGGTATATCTTCCTTCGTCTTCACCACATCCTCTGTTCTCGTTTACTGCGGATCTACGGCCAAGCGGAGAAGCAGATAGAGGAGGATGCTCGTGAGCGAGAGTGGGAAAGAGAAGTTTTGGGGTTcaaaagggagaaaaatgaaaatccaGCAATCCAACTGAAGATGAAGGAGCCAA TGGATGTCGACGTTGAGGACTATTACTCCGTGTTTCTGGAAATGGTGCGAAACCTTCTGGATGGAAACATGGAGCCGGCTCAGTACGAGGATTCCCTGAGGGAAATGTTTACTATCCACGCCTACATTGCCTTCACCATGGACAAACTCATCCAGAGCATCGTCCGGCAG CTCCAGCACCTCGTCACCGATGACGTATGTTCACGTGTGACGGACATGTACCTGAGCGAAAGTGCCAACAAAGCCACGGGAGGCACGTTGTCCACGCAGACATCCAGGGCCACAGCAGAGGGCGTCTACCAGCGCAAGGCCGAGCAGCTTATGTCAGATGAGAACTGCTTCAAG TTGATGTTCGTGAAGAGCCGAGGATCCGTCAGTCTGGCCATGGAGCTGctggacacagaggaggagaactCTGATGAGCCAGCAGAGGCAGAG aggTGGTCAGACTACGTGAGCAGATACCTGAACTCAGATTCTGCATCTCCAGAGCTGCGTGAACATCTGGCCCAGAAGCCGGTGTTCCTTCCCAG GAACTTGAGACGGATAAGGAAGTGCCAGAGAGGAtgggagcagctgcagcaggagagaatgaCCAAGGCCCCGTTGGAGAAGTCGCAGGACGGAAACAGTGAGCTGAAGATGGAGTGCATGTTCAAGCTCAACTCCTACAAGATGGTCTACGTCTGCAAGTCGGAAGACTACATGTACAGGCACACGGCACTGACACGGGCGCATCAG TCCCACCAGCGGGTCAACACACGTCTGCACAGACGCTTCCAGGCCTGGCTGGACACCTGGGCTAAAGAGCACGTGACCAGCGACATGGCTGCTGAGAGCCGCAAGTGGCTGATGGGAGATGCACGAGAAGGCCTGTTGTCCTGCACCACCACTTGCAACCCGGAGGTCCTCCATTATCTCAACGTAAACAAGTACCGGGTGAAGTACAGAACACTGTAG
- the LOC130167069 gene encoding paired amphipathic helix protein Sin3a-like isoform X1, with amino-acid sequence MKRRVEDQEPIFAPQQQQSRRPPVQGIAESFQHRALAPAPTVIEAAADNMQPSTGIQYSLPQGYQVPTMPQSTSGHGHSNTAPHVGPHAHGLTVQSQGPAVVQGHVHPPTPITSTQGQQQFQRLKVEDALSYLDQVKLQFGNQPQVYNDFLDIMKEFKSQSIDTPGVINRVSQLFKGHPDLIMGFNTFLPPGYKIEVQTNDLVNVTTPGQIHYITPHGISVQNIPVSGASSQPASHHQHQSLPQPGPHTTTTTTTTTTPPIPAQPAPNKTSKPIQSPAHTPTSQPNPSIPSYASPRSPSVQSHTPVSSTPSAGPPLQNNQPVEFNHAINYVNKIKNRFQGQPDIYKAFLEILHTYQKEQRNAKEAGGNYTPALTEQEVYTQVARLFKNQEDLLSEFGQFLPDANSSVVSLRECTPAGSPMLTGLDCLWQNLLSKTAPDRAESVRNDHGGTVKRPLLNNKQRLSQNGLPIRRPAGVGPTPPVKKKPKIMGKDHGMTEASKHSTSTETMFFEKVKKALRSSEAYDNFLRCLHIFNQEVISRAELVQLVIPFLGKFPELFTWFKNFLGYREFSHGESSHAESLPKERATEGIAMEIDYASCKRLGSSYRALPKSYQQPKCTGRTPLCREVLNDTWVSFPSWSEDSTFVSSKKTQYEEHIYRCEDERFELDVVLETNLATIRVLETVQRRLSRMSAEEQLRFKLDNTMGGSSEVIHRKAIQRIYGDKAHDIIDGLKRNPAVSVPIVLKRLKMKEEEWREAQRGFNKIWREQNEKYYLKSLDHQGINFKQNDTKVLRSKTLLNEIELLYDDRQERASEETAAPPPSGPHMTLTYEDSQILEDAAALIIHHVKRQVGIQKEDKYKIKQIIHHFIPDLLFARRGELSDVEEEEEEEEEDVEMDQDGPKKHNGLPGSSPTKSKLLFSNTAAQKLRGTDDAYNLFFVNNYWYIFLRLHHILCSRLLRIYGQAEKQIEEDAREREWEREVLGFKREKNENPAIQLKMKEPMDVDVEDYYSVFLEMVRNLLDGNMEPAQYEDSLREMFTIHAYIAFTMDKLIQSIVRQLQHLVTDDVCSRVTDMYLSESANKATGGTLSTQTSRATAEGVYQRKAEQLMSDENCFKLMFVKSRGSVSLAMELLDTEEENSDEPAEAERWSDYVSRYLNSDSASPELREHLAQKPVFLPRNLRRIRKCQRGWEQLQQERMTKAPLEKSQDGNSELKMECMFKLNSYKMVYVCKSEDYMYRHTALTRAHQSHQRVNTRLHRRFQAWLDTWAKEHVTSDMAAESRKWLMGDAREGLLSCTTTCNPEVLHYLNVNKYRVKYRTL; translated from the exons ATGAAGAGGCGTGTGGAGGACCAGGAACCAATATTTGCACCCCAGCAACAGCAATCGCGTCGCCCCCCAGTTCAAGGTATTGCAGAGAGCTTCCAGCACCGGGCCCTCGCCCCGGCCCCGACTGTGATAGAGGCAGCCGCAGACAACATGCAGCCATCCACCGGCATCCAGTATTCTCTCCCCCAGGGCTACCAG GTGCCTACAATGCCTCAGAGCACAAGTGGACACGGACACAGCAATACTGCACCACATGTCGGTCCCCACGCACACGGTCTCACAGTGCAGTCGCAGGGCCCTGCAGTGGTCCAAGGTCACgttcacccacccacccccataACTTCAACTCAAGGACAGCAGCAGTTTCAGCGACTGAAG GTTGAAGATGCGTTGTCCTATTTGGATCAAGTGAAGCTGCAGTTTGGGAATCAGCCACAAGTTTATAACGATTTTCTTGATATAATGAAAGAGTTCAAGTCACAGAG CATAGACACTCCTGGAGTCATCAACCGTGTGTCCCAGCTCTTCAAGGGCCACCCAGACCTCATCATGGGTTTTAACACTTTCCTGCCCCCTGGATACAAGATCGAGGTTCAAACCAACGATTTAGTCAACGTGACCACGCCGGGCCAGATCCACTACATCACCCCTCATGGTATTTCTGTTCAGAACATCCCTGTAAGTGGAGCATCCAGCCAACCTGCAAGCCATCACCAGCACCAGAGTCTGCCACAGCCTGGCCCACACActaccactaccaccaccaccaccaccaccccacccatCCCTGCTCAACCTGCTCCGAATAAAACCAGCAAG CCAATTCAGTCTCCAGCCCATACACCCACAAGCCAGCCCAATCCATCCATCCCATCCTATGCCTCACCGCGCTCACCTTCGGTCCAGTCCCACACTCCAGTGAGCAGCACGCCGTCTGCCGGGCCGCCCCTCCAGAACAACCAGCCCGTGGAGTTCAACCACGCTATAAACTATGTCAACAAGATCAAGAACCGCTTCCAGGGTCAGCCAGACATCTACAAAGCCTTCTTGGAAATCTTGCACACATACCAG AAGGAACAAAGAAATGCTAAAGAGGCAGGAGGTAACTACACTCCAGCACTGACTGAGCAGGAGGTCTACACTCAGGTGGCAAGGCTCTTCAAGAACCAGGAGGACCTGCTCTCTGAGTTCGGACAGTTCCTGCCCGACGCAAACAGCTCAGTGGTGAGTCTGCGTGAATGCACTCCTGCAGGGTCGCCCATGTtaactggactggactgtttATGGCAAAAT ctgctgagcAAGACGGCACCAGACAGGGCAGAGTCTGTGCGCAATGATCACGGCGGGACAGTAAAGAGACCCTTACTGAACAATAAACAAAGACTGAGCCAGAACGGCCTGCCGATCAGAAGACCTGCTGGAGTGGGACCCACACCGCCCGTCAAG AAGAAACCCAAAATAATGGGGAAGGACCATGGCATGACTGAAGCCAGCAAACACAGCACCAGCACTGAAACTATGTTCTTTGAGAAG GTGAAGAAGGCTCTCCGGAGCTCTGAGGCCTATGACAACTTTCTGCGCTGTCTGCACATCTTCAATCAGGAAGTCATTTCTCGTGCTGAGCTGGTCCAGTTAGTCATCCCATTTCTTGG AAAATTCCCAGAGCTTTTTACTTGGTTTAAAAACTTCCTGGGCTACCGAGAGTTTAGTCACGGGGAGTCGAGCCATGCAGAGAGTTTACCCAAGGAGCGTGCAACGGAGGGCATCGCCATGGAGATTGACTACGCTTCCTGCAAGAGGCTTGGATCCAGCTATAGAGCACTGCCCAAGAGCTACCAGCAGCCCAAGTGCACAGGAAGGACGCCGCTGTGCAGAGAG GTCCTGAATGACACGTGGGTGTCGTTTCCATCGTGGTCTGAGGATTCTACATTTGTGAGCTCCAAGAAGACTCAGTATGAGGAGCACATTTACAGATGTGAGGATGAGCGCTTTGAG CTGGATGTTGTGTTGGAAACCAACCTTGCCACGATACGAGTCCTGGAGACGGTGCAGCGGAGGCTTTCACGGATGTCAGCTGAGGAGCAGCTGCGCTTCAAGCTGGACAACACCATGGGTGGCTCCTCAGAGGTCATTCACCGCAAAGCTATCCAGAGGATATATGGAGACAAGGCCCACGACATCATTGACGGGCTGAAGAGGAACCCGGCTGTGTCTGTCCCCATAGTGCTCAAAAG attaaaaatgaaggaggaggagtggagagaAGCTCAGAGAGGATTCAACAAAATCTGGCGGGAGCAGAATGAAAAGTATTACCTGAAGTCACTCGACCACCAAGGCATCAACTTCAAGCAGAATGACACCAAAGTGCTGCGTTCAAAGACCTTGCTCAATGAAATTGAGTTGCTATATGATGAT CGCCAGGAGCGAGCGTCAGAGGAAACTGCCGCACCGCCACCCAGCGGCCCGCACATGACCCTGACCTATGAAGACAGCCAGATCCTGGAAGACGCCGCTGCCCTCATCATCCACCACGTCAAAAGACAGGTGGGCATCCAGAAAGAAGACAAGTACAAGATCAAACAGATCATCCACCACTTCATCCCTGACCTGCTGTTCGCACGGCGAGGCGAGCTCTCCgatgtagaggaggaggaagaagaggaggaagaggacgtggAGATGGATCAAGACGGCCCCAAGAAGCACAACGGCCTGCCAGGCAGCAGCCCGACGAAGTCCAAGCTCCTCTTCAGCAACACGGCAGCTCAGAAGCTGCGGGGCACAGACGATGCCTATAACCTGTTCTTCGTGAACAACTACTGGTATATCTTCCTTCGTCTTCACCACATCCTCTGTTCTCGTTTACTGCGGATCTACGGCCAAGCGGAGAAGCAGATAGAGGAGGATGCTCGTGAGCGAGAGTGGGAAAGAGAAGTTTTGGGGTTcaaaagggagaaaaatgaaaatccaGCAATCCAACTGAAGATGAAGGAGCCAA TGGATGTCGACGTTGAGGACTATTACTCCGTGTTTCTGGAAATGGTGCGAAACCTTCTGGATGGAAACATGGAGCCGGCTCAGTACGAGGATTCCCTGAGGGAAATGTTTACTATCCACGCCTACATTGCCTTCACCATGGACAAACTCATCCAGAGCATCGTCCGGCAG CTCCAGCACCTCGTCACCGATGACGTATGTTCACGTGTGACGGACATGTACCTGAGCGAAAGTGCCAACAAAGCCACGGGAGGCACGTTGTCCACGCAGACATCCAGGGCCACAGCAGAGGGCGTCTACCAGCGCAAGGCCGAGCAGCTTATGTCAGATGAGAACTGCTTCAAG TTGATGTTCGTGAAGAGCCGAGGATCCGTCAGTCTGGCCATGGAGCTGctggacacagaggaggagaactCTGATGAGCCAGCAGAGGCAGAG aggTGGTCAGACTACGTGAGCAGATACCTGAACTCAGATTCTGCATCTCCAGAGCTGCGTGAACATCTGGCCCAGAAGCCGGTGTTCCTTCCCAG GAACTTGAGACGGATAAGGAAGTGCCAGAGAGGAtgggagcagctgcagcaggagagaatgaCCAAGGCCCCGTTGGAGAAGTCGCAGGACGGAAACAGTGAGCTGAAGATGGAGTGCATGTTCAAGCTCAACTCCTACAAGATGGTCTACGTCTGCAAGTCGGAAGACTACATGTACAGGCACACGGCACTGACACGGGCGCATCAG TCCCACCAGCGGGTCAACACACGTCTGCACAGACGCTTCCAGGCCTGGCTGGACACCTGGGCTAAAGAGCACGTGACCAGCGACATGGCTGCTGAGAGCCGCAAGTGGCTGATGGGAGATGCACGAGAAGGCCTGTTGTCCTGCACCACCACTTGCAACCCGGAGGTCCTCCATTATCTCAACGTAAACAAGTACCGGGTGAAGTACAGAACACTGTAG
- the LOC130167333 gene encoding cellular retinoic acid-binding protein 1 isoform X1, translating into MANFTGSWKMKSSENFDELLKALGVNAMLRTVAVAAASKPHVEIKQNGEQFYIKTSTTVRTTEINFLIGEEFNEETVDGRKCKSLATWETENKIYCKQTLLSGNGPKTFWSRELRGEELVLIFGADDVMCTRIYVRA; encoded by the exons ATGGCCAATTTCACAGGAAgctggaaaatgaaaagcagcgAGAATTTCGATGAGTTGCTGAAAGCTCTGG GTGTGAACGCCATGCTGAGGACCGTAGCTGTGGCCGCCGCGTCCAAGCCCCACGTGGAGATCAAGCAGAACGGCGAGCAGTTCTACATCAAGACCTCCACCACAGTCCGCACCACGGAGATCAACTTCCTCATTGGTGAGGAGTTTAATGAGGAGACGGTGGACGGCAGAAAGTGTAAG AGCTTGGCCACTtgggaaacagaaaacaagatttACTGCAAACAGACTCTGCTGAGCGGGAACGGCCCCAAGACCTTCTGGAGCCGAGAGCTCAGAGGGGAGGAACTGGTGCTG ATCTTTGGAGCGGACGACGTGATGTGCACGAGGATCTACGTGCGTGCGTAG
- the LOC130167333 gene encoding cellular retinoic acid-binding protein 1 isoform X2, whose protein sequence is MLRTVAVAAASKPHVEIKQNGEQFYIKTSTTVRTTEINFLIGEEFNEETVDGRKCKSLATWETENKIYCKQTLLSGNGPKTFWSRELRGEELVLIFGADDVMCTRIYVRA, encoded by the exons ATGCTGAGGACCGTAGCTGTGGCCGCCGCGTCCAAGCCCCACGTGGAGATCAAGCAGAACGGCGAGCAGTTCTACATCAAGACCTCCACCACAGTCCGCACCACGGAGATCAACTTCCTCATTGGTGAGGAGTTTAATGAGGAGACGGTGGACGGCAGAAAGTGTAAG AGCTTGGCCACTtgggaaacagaaaacaagatttACTGCAAACAGACTCTGCTGAGCGGGAACGGCCCCAAGACCTTCTGGAGCCGAGAGCTCAGAGGGGAGGAACTGGTGCTG ATCTTTGGAGCGGACGACGTGATGTGCACGAGGATCTACGTGCGTGCGTAG
- the LOC130167291 gene encoding solute carrier family 25 member 44-like: MQQKRNIQIIEWEDLDKRKFYSFGVFMTMTIRATVYPATLIRTRLQVQRGKSLYSGTFDAFFKILRTEGVRGLYRGFLVNTFTLISGQAYITTYELVRKYVSHYSEDNTVKSLVAGGSASLVAQSITVPIDVVSQQLMMQGQGEHLTRFRLNSNTDGGKPKKVFGQTRNIMAQIFAVDGFRGFYRGYVASLLTYIPNSAVWWPFYHFYAEQLSNLAPSDCPHLILQAMAGPLAAATASTVTNPMDVVRARVQVEGRTSVIETFRQLIKEEGFWGLTKGLSARIISSTPTAIVMVVGYETLKKLSLRPELVDSRHW, encoded by the exons ATGCAGCAGAAAAGGAACATCCAGATCATCGAGTGGGAGGACCTCGACAAAAGGAAGTTCTACTCTTTTGGGGTGTTCATGACGATGACCATCCGGGCCACCGTCTACCCGGCAACACTCATCCGCACTCGGCTGCAGGTGCAGAGGGGCAAATCGCTGTACAGCGGCACCTTCGACGCCTTCTTCAAGATCCTGCGGACGGAGGGCGTGCGAGGCCTGTATCGTGGCTTCCTGGTCAACACCTTCACACTCATCTCAGGCCAGGCTTACATAACCACCTACGAGCTGGTGAGGAAGTACGTCTCCCACTATTCTGAGGACAATACTGTCAAGTCGCTGGTGGCGGGCGGCTCGGCCTCCCTGGTGGCTCAGAGCATCACCGTTCCCATAGATGTCGTCTCTCAGCAGCTGATGATGCAGGGCCAAGGGGAGCACCTCACCCGCTTCCGGCTCAACTCAAACACAGATGGTGGAAAGCCCAAAAAGGTGTTCGGCCAAACCAGGAACATTATGGCTCAGATTTTTGCTGTGGACGGTTTCCGGGGCTTCTACAGGGGATACGTGGCGTCTTTACTCACTTATATCCCGAACAGTGCTGTCTGGTGGCCTTTCTATCACTTTTATGCTG AGCAACTCTCTAACCTGGCTCCCAGTGACTGCCCTCATCTGATTCTACAAGCCATGGCTGGACCTCTAGCTGCTGCCACTGCCTCCACTGTCACTAACCCCATGGATGTGGTCAGAGCCAGAGTCCAG gttgaAGGGAGGACTTCGGTCATCGAGACATTCAGACAGCTGATCAAAGAGGAGGGTTTCTGGGGGTTGACCAAAGGACTGTCGGCACGCATCATTTCATCCACTCCCACCGCCATCGTCATGGTGGTCGGCTACGAGACGCTAAAAAAACTGAGCTTGCGACCGGAGCTGGTGGACTCGAGACACTGGTAG